AAAGGACTGACTTGTGTTCCTTGTtgataacaaacaaacatcagCAGGGAGGGTGTAGTGTATTCCACAATTGTCCTGTATACTCACTTGCCTCATGAGTTTAGCATTGTAGGCAAAGAAACTTTTACTGATTCCCTCATTCGTGTCATTCATATATGTTGCAAACATAATTAGGGGcaaaactgatccctgtgggtGACAACTTCCTTCCAAGGAGATCACTTGTCTCTAATAATCACTCACATTTCCCTGTCTATCACTGTTATTTGCCCAGGGTcttgtgctggtgctgctggaagttattagggttttgaGGAGTTGTCttgccatccagccagccactgCCTTATGTTAAGAGCTCATGGTTCATGGTGACTGATCTCTGGGTAGGACTGAGGCTCATATGCCACACACCGTTACACCCATGCCACAACTCTCATCTCTCATCCCGTATCTACAATACTTGCTGCTGGTAAACAGTTGCTATGTTAAGAGGCTCACTCCTCTGTCTTACTATTTTTGGGGCTTGAACCCATCCTAATAACTGATTTTTAGGATTTTGCCTATGTCATGATCCTAatgatagataaacaaagaaaaaaaatattgaacccAGCTAATCAAGTCCTGTGACCTTCgaaaataatcctgatgagagaagAGTGCTTTTAACAGTGTGCTCAATGGTCATCCTACTTCCTGCCATTCTTTCAATGTGATGAATTAGAAGGCTGTCTTTGATTGTACTCTTGACCACTCCTATATTTCTTTGTACCATTAACTCTTTTATGTTATTTagcatcttttcatttttttcctcctccttatgagAGCCACATCTAAACATTTTCCTGCTAGAAATGTGAAAATCTATTCCtgtaattcttttctctttcttgtgacAACCATATCTAAACATTACACTGGCTACAAATGTgaaactcttttctctctcctgacatCTTTATCTAAATATTATACTTGCTAGGAATTTGATAATgtatttaattcttttctctctcttgtgacaGCTTTATCTAAACATTATATTGGCTTGGAATTTCATAAtctatttaattcttttctctgtcttgtgACAGCTTTATCTAAGCATTATACTGGCTAGGAATTTGAGGATgtattcacttaaaaaaaaattcttttctcTACATTGTGGATGCATGCAATGACTACATACAGTGCATGTGAACTGCTGTTGAAAGAGTTGATTAATGTGGGCTGTAGTCATCTTCTTTCCTGCCAGTCTTTCTACATGACAAATTGCATGCTGTTGTTTGATCCTCCCCATGCCCATTCCTGTATTCCTTCACTCCATTGACCCTTCACTGGTATTCaacacattttttctccctGAGGCATTCTATTTTGTTTGACACCCACTTCCAAACATTAGACTGGCCAGAAATGTGAAaatctattcattattttttctcttcctcatgagAGCCACAGCTGAATGTTATACTGTACTGGATACAAATTTAGGTATCTATTTTTTAGTCCTTTTGCCTTCCTTGTGACAGCCACATCTAAACATTATACTTAatagaaatgtgaaaatatattattttaattcctttatctttcttgtGACAGCCACTACTAAATATTATAATGGCTAGAAAACTACAaatgtattgttttcattattttctttatcctgtgAGAGCCTTATCTACACATACTGGTTAGAAATGTGAAAATccattctgttttttctctatcttgtgACAGTCACATCTAAATattataaatgtattttttagttcttttgtcttgtttgtgaCAGCCACTTCTAAACATCATACTGGATATAACTTtgaaatctatttttttctttccttgttgatGCTTGCAGAGATTGTGCACAGTGCCTCAAGTGGTTGGAGTTGTTTCTGAGAGTTAATTATTACAGTATTACAGACACTCAGGAGCAAAGCAGTGAGGAAGAAAGCTTAGTCCAGTAGTATGTACTAAGCCAGATGTTTTGTAATGTGATAATGCagtgtgtttagtgtttggAATTGATGTTGAAGGAGTTGATTAATGCACATGTTATTATTACAGGTATTCAAGAGCCAGGGAATAAGCTAGAAAGCTGAGTTCAGTCTGCTGTCTGCACATTAAGCCTCAGCTTGTTTGCTCCCATAGTGTATTGTACTTAAAGCTTtgaattattattgaaagagttaattaaagcatacattattattacaggCATTCAAGAGCAAGGGAGTGAGGAGAAAAGCTTAGTCCAGTCTGCTGTCTATGCATCAAGCCTGAGCTGGTCTGCTCCCATGATgcagtgtgtggcagtgttagcAGACACAGCTCTTGTCTGCACCTCATCCTCTTAAATATATCAGGTGAGCAAGAGAGTCATATTGGTGTAGCTTTGTGTACCATGTGGGAAAACTCCTGATATGGGGTAGAGTCCTTGGTTATAGAAACAATACATTTACTCAGGATGGTACACACTAAGACTAAGATACCACTGAGTGGTTTAACTGCCCTACAGGCCTCAGTGAGTACATTGTGGCTTAATTAGGGTCGGACCATTTCATCCTGAGTGTTTATGTGTTGTCCTTTCTGGGAATTTCCCAGCCTGTGGCACTGCCAGACTTTATAATGGGCAAATTACCAGATTAGACCCTAAGTGTCAGAGATAACCTTgcttccaactctctctctctctctctctctctctctctctctctctctctctctctctctctctctctctctctctctctctctctctctctctctctctctctctctctctctctctctctctctctctctctctctctctctctctctctctctctctctctctctctctctctctctctctctctctctctctctctctctctctctctctctctctctctctctctctctctctctctctctctctctctctctctctctctctctctctctctctctctctctctctctctctctctctctctctctctctctctctctctctctctctctctctctctctctctctctctctctctctctctctctctctctctctctctctctctctctctctctctctctctctctctctctctctctctctctctctctctctctctctctctctctctctctctctctctctctctctctctctctctctttctctttttcatgtgctgtgtgagaggaagtgaccagTGGATTGACAGGGTCACTCTGACAGACTGTCTGAgtcactgactaactgactgagtcACTCAAAGAAACCTGACAACACCTGGAGGAAAcgttgccaagtattgtggtgtttgcaaaacACAATGCAGTTCTCactaaaaaaatagacataTATTACATTAACTTACCTTTTTATATCATTACAGTGTATATATGCTGCAACtctatttaattttgtagtgGTAAGTATCTGACATAAGGTATGTGTTGGTAAAGTTTAGCAGCACCACAGGACGGGAaatccccagaaaggacaaTACCCAAATGCTGAGGATAAAAGGGTCAGACCATAGGTGAGGCTGTCCGAGTGTTGGAGTGGAGTGGTGTTTGTACGCTGGTGTCAAAAGCAGGTCttctgtgaaggaagagagagtggcTGCTCAGACTGGAGGCCAAGACACCTTCACGTGTCTGGCCTCACCACAAGTCCCTAGAACATCATGTCAGGTAAGAGAACTCAGGGTATTAGTTTGTCCTTTTCACAACTATAGACCCAACTAGTTATGGAATTTGGTATTATTTCTGAGATAGTAATCAGCCAAAAAGCATTACTTACTGCATTATTAGATTAGATGGTAAGGGAACTGAACTGTATAAACCTTTTGCTTGTTCTTAGGACAAGTAAAAAGATAtatggccagctgtgctatacctaagctcctggggtgtagtaggATGGTCCATgaaactgtccctttccaccacgGGCTGGctgggctaagagtgtgagtgatgtgtgtgtgtgtgtgtgtgtgtgtgtgtgtgtgtgtgtgtgtgtgtgtaatatagggtttgagcagggctcatagtgtcctgtctccatagctatatttatccagcatttccttaaatttctgCATGTTTGGTGCTCTAACAACCTCTTTATTTAAGCAATTCCAGATATtcacagttctatgtggaaaactgtacttcttgatgcccctcaaacactgactcttcttccctctcagtcCTCCTATATGTTTCTTCTTCCACAATAATCTTTTAtgcagaactttatcaaaagttttttgatgtCCAAGCACACTacatctacccacccatctctgttttgtacttcatctattactcttgtatagaaacttAGTAAATTTGGTACACATGACCTTCctcttctgaaaccaaattgtctatttgttataactttgttcttttccaaatatttcactcacttttctttgatcactatttcacagatcttgccTATAACACTAGCTACCAacaccagtctataatttagtggctcagtcctctttcctcctttgtgtattgacactatatttgctctcttccactcttttggtatttttccctctatcagtgagctgttaatcacatcccaaattggctccaccacttgttctctacattcctttagtgtccaGCCTGATACTTCATCAAACCCCAATGCTTTCCTGACATCCAACTCTCATAACAATTtgccaatttcatgtttttgcaccaagACTTCCCGTAACCCTTCCCACCACACTTCCTCATTTGGTTCTATAAAATTTGCTCCCACATTGAACACAGACctaaaactctcattcataatttcactcatctcttccactgtttgatatatcctttctccctttactaTCTTGTCAATGGTCTCTCTGTTTATCATCTTTCCATTAATGTACCTGTAAAAAAAGCTTGGGgtcttcttcacatttctttaccacatccttttcaagttgtttctcctcctctcttcttattctaaaatatttattccttgcctccttatactgctttctattcttttcattttttttgcttcttcagtttttccaaactatatcctttctcttcttagcttATGCATATCTGCCATTATACCAAATATGTTTGTTCCTCCTTACTTTTTATATAGGTACATACTTCTGCACACCTTCATTGTACTTCTTCAAGaatgtttcatatttctcttgcaCTCTCATGCCTTCCGTAAGTCCCTtccaaagaattttcttaactctgcAAAATTTGTCTTTGCGTGATTTAATCTCCCATTTTTATAATCCTCCTTACATGCTAGAACCTCCCAGTCTTACAGTACCACTTCTAAcaccacatggtcactttttccctttGGGATTAAGCATTTAATGTTTGGACAGgactctgtttttttttttttttttttttttttgtgaacacCAGGTCTAGCATtgatggttcctcctcctctctgtatcttgtaaatTCCTCCACCCATCGGTCCATTGTATTCAACATAGCTAACTGTAGCGTTTCTTCACTCCATTGTCcagcatttccattaacttccatctcctcccagcttacatttttgcagttaaagtctcccactagtagtattttactgtctttccttatcatgttgtctaggcacttcaacacttccttttgcatttctttgtgTTGTGGCACGTACATtaatatgatcctcctcctctctcttccactagtCCTGATTGTTATACCTATCACCTCCACCATACCATCTCCATGTTGCACTTCTTCCACATCATCACATCATCTCAAAGTATTAtcagtactcctcctccctccttttccctttctatctctcctctagTAATTATATCTCTCCTCCTTAAAGCTAAAGTGgacttcctcttttaactttgtCTCTGTTAGGCACAACACATCTGGTCTACTTTCCTTCAGGTaatctctcacttccagtacacCTGAGAGTAAcccatctatgtttgtataaattACTCTTAATGTACTGCTTCCCCCACCACTTGTAATTTCTCCGTCTGCTGCTTTGGTTCTTTCAGTACTTGTTCCCTTTCCCAAGTATACCATTTCCTCAGTGTCATATCTAGTATcctccaataaaatttcctcttctcagtctctgtccttctgtcatttttttccttagcttCATTTCTCAGGTCCtgctcttttccctttcttccaagttcatatctctttttacccaaatattTTTGTATTCTGAACTTTCAGCTAGCTTCCTGGTTCTCACTAGGATCTGCTGTATTGcaacttgggatctcattctcacttttaatggtcttttacctccctcactatattttccaattctatatgcctcttccacttctcgttccagtccctgttcctcatcttggaccattgtaataattttccttaccaattccttctcttccatctctcagaTTTAACTGACTCTTGcagtccatgtgtgtgtgtgtgtgtgtgtgtgtgtgtgtgtgtgtgtgtgtgtgtgtgtgtgtgtgttgctttgtatgGGCCACTACATATGTGATCACCAGTCTGGtatacagaaagatagatagattattattattgctgctgctgctgctgctgctgctgctgctgtatatagataaatagatagattttacctttttttcttttttttttactccagagaaggtagaaagatacccataaaaatatattttacttACTCTGCTCCAGAAAATATAGGATTGTACCTATAGCAATTTCCTAAAGCTGTTTTCCCATCCAGGTGGTGTGAGCACTGGGACAAGATGAAGAGAGTACGCAGCAAGTTTGTGGATGTTTTGCGGCTGCATGTGCGGGGTGGAGCGGGGGGCATGGGCCTGCCGCGCCTTGGGGGAGTGGGAGGCGCAGGGGGTGACGTGtatgtggaggggaaggaaggtgaggcacGGAGACACTGTGTCTGTTTTGATAGGAAGTGACATAGAGAGATTATGTTTGTTATGACAGGAAGTGAGGCATGGCATTTAAACACTGTTTGTTATGACAGGGAATGAGGCTTGGAAACttccttctcaccctgctctctccctcacacagaccacttctcaccctgctctccctttCACAGACCATTTCTCATCCTGCTTTCcttctcacagaccacttctcattctgctctccctcacacagaccacttctcactctcctctccctctcatagaccacttctcaccctgttctccctctcacagaacactactcaccctgctctccctctcacagaccattTCTCACCCTGctttccctctcacagaccacttctcaccctgctctccctctcacagaccacttctcaccctgctctccctctcacagaacacttctcaccctgctctccctctcatagaCCACTTCTCATTCTGCTCACCCTCTcatagaccacttctcaccctgctttccctcacagaccacttctcaccctgctctccctctcacagaccacttctcaccctgctctccttcTCACAGACCACATCCCTCTTACcctgctctctctgtctctctctttcccccacaGGCCACAGTCTGCTGAAGCTGCGCAAGGCTCGGCCAGACCAGCGGTGGGCTGGGGCAGCTGGCATGGACAGTCGCAAGTATCGCATCTGTGGGGAGGCTGGCGCTGAGCTGACCATTCCTGTCCCTACTGGCACCACCGTCTGGCTCGAGCAGCACCAGAAATTGCTGGGTGAGGATGCCACTCTCACCTTTTTCCTGATGGCACTCtcacccttttcctttttcaccctgtctttattttctctttgatctcttgttaggagaattttttttattgataggaaggaattggttctgaaatagactggtggatgaatggaatggactcagtaatcagttgttagtgtgtgtgtgtaggatagtTAAGCTGTAATCAGTAGAAATATTTCCCTAAGTTGAGATGGGACTTttgatcttttcttcctttatttatttattttttttcaggtgagatAAACTGTGCAGGGGACAAGGTGTTGGTGGCTCGAGGTGGGCAGGGCGGCAACCCCAGCAACCAGTACAATGGGCAGAAGGGACAGGTGGGTACTGGTGGGGCATCAGGAACACTGGCAGttccttgctttatttatttattgatttatttgtttttatgtaagtgGGTCACTGGCCAACAGcaagaaaaggttaaaaaagaaaaaaaggctcactagAATGCCAATccctaaagagaggtcaaaaaggATCATCAATAATtggaggacaagtgtcttgaaatggaAACCCCCTCTATACATGCAAAATGTACTCTgtgcatggacagataaggcatctgtgcaaagttagcagctgtgggggtgagaaaaactctGTACAaacctgctggcttcttgcactATCCCTTTTGATGATGTGTTCTCATGTTCCTATGTTCCCGCATCCACAGGGACACATTGTGAAGCTGGAACTGAAGCTGTTGGCCGATGTGGGTCTGGTGGGCTTCCCTAATGCTGGCAAGTCCACACTGCTGCGGGCCATCTCCAGGGCCAGACCCAAGGTGGCCAGCTACCCCTGTGAGTGTTCTGCagttctctctccttgttcacATCATCTCCACTTCGCTCTGCCTCATGTTTGCTTGATTTTTTGACTGTACTGCTCATTGCCTTTACTTTATACTGTTTCATGTCTTCTCActatatgtactctctctctctctctctctctctctctctctctctctctctctctctctctctctctctctctctctctctctctctctctctctctctctctctctctctctctctctctctctctctctctctctctctctctctctctctctctctctctctctctctctctctctctctctctctctctctctctctctctctctctctctctctctctctctctctctctctctctctctctctctctctctctctctctctctctctctctctatacatgaatatgtttgtctgtctgtcaccacaCTTCAGGCTAGAAGTATTCCCATAGTTCATAcaattcatcattttcatctcctGCCCTCTGAGTCACAGCCTGCCCAAGGAAACATAGAACCATTCCCAAGACTAGACAACTATGAATATTGTTCATGCCTCTACTTTGCTAATCTGTCTTGGGCTCATGAAAGTTATGTAGAAAGTACTTTTTTTAGGTACAAGTGATTGCTTCATAAACATGACGTGCATGTAATAAAACTGAATACAGGAATTAATTAGAGGAGaagcatataaaaaaataattcaatgaaatctgtattattattattattattattattagtagtagtagtagtagtagtagtagtagtagtacattttattttattttatgaattttattttatttagatagattattattgttgttatcattattattattattattattattattattacacattatttCTCCTTATCAGCATAGATAATATTATGAGATGGAGGCAGTTGGCCAAGTGAATAAGCAAGTTTGGATAACCTGACTCACTTTAAGACAAGAACATCATCCATTGCATAACTCAGGTCAGGGGTAAAAGGAAATCAAGTGCTTGTAAACTTTACCTTAATATATTCAACAATTTTTAGCAAACAAAGCTGCCtattgaaaaatgaaaggatagacAGGCCAGCAGATGTTACATCACTGCAGTTTGACAAACAGATTAAGTACTCTCATGATTCACTACTAGACTAGCAACAGTCACTTGTTATTCCATTTGTCACCAATACACTCCTCCCTCCAACaggaaataataacatacaccATAAACTCACAATGGTTGATAATCACTGACAAACCACAAAGCActtcaccaaaaccaccaccacaaaacagcATTAAATAACATAACTGCTCTCACGGAATAAACCAAGACAAGTATCATGAAAACTGAAGGTACATGTACTTATCCATTGCATAGAGTGTAGCAGCTACAAGCAAACCCACCACTCCCAAGCAGAGGCACAACACAGCTCACTACAGCCGACTAAGAATATTTGTCAGCTTTACCCCTGACCTGTGCTTAGGTTAAGCCCACCTGGGCCTGGCATGTACATTTCCATTGGCCAACCACAATTCATCCCAAGCTCATGACCTGACTCCAACTTTGGTTAACTAGGAACTTGTaacaatagatagatagataaatagattattattattattattattattattattattattattattattattattattattattattattattattaaaatagtACAGATACAACAtatcagacaaacacaaaatgcaaaatcaactgaagagaaacaaaacagcacATTATAAGCCTAATTTTATGCTGCTCTCTTGAAATAACTCATCATTTAAATTTCTAACGTTATACTTTGTTCCCTCCACCAGTCACGACGCTGCAACCGACCCTGGGTGTGGTGGAGTACAGTGACATGCGGCGGCTGACCATCGCTGACCTGCCAGGACTCATCGAGGGTGCCTGGGCCAACGTGGGGATGGGGCACCGCTTCCTGCGCCACGTGGAGCggacacacttcctcctctttgtggtGGACATCAACGGCTTCCGGCTGTCACCCAAACACCCATACCGCTCACCCACCGAGAATGTCATGCTGCTCAacagggtgagtgtgtgggtgcccAGTGCCCTGCAGGGGTGTGTTGGGCTGAGGAACTTTGGGTGAAtgtgatgtctgtgtgtttacagttttgacttgttgttgtgttgtgttgattgGCAGCTTTACTCTCATTTTAACTAATAGGAGAGTTATTTGCTAGTGCTCTTAATACTGATTCTGTGCATTTATGGTTGTATGTGGACAAAATGTTTTAGTTTTGATTctgtttttatcaatttatgACGTGATGTTGGAACAGAACTCTATCATGACATGGGGAAACTCTGTACAGTGTTGACATCTAGCCTACAATGAGTGTCTGGCTTGTGGCTTCCTTGGGGATGTCAGACACACCCTGCTGGTAAACACATGGATGTGAATTTGTGATCCCAAGTTTGAGTCATGTTGGAAGCCGAGTCTTTGTGGCAGTGACAGGACAGTCGGTCAACCAAAATCCACTCAGGTCATGATGACCACCTTGGCCTGAGTGGTAACGTGTCAGACTCATGTTTCTGTGAGTCCTGACAAAGACGTGATCTCCTGTGAAACCCTCTCCTGGTTGATTCATCCTGCCTCATCCTGTCTCCAGACCAGTGTCTCAGAGTTTGCATGATGCCCCAA
The window above is part of the Scylla paramamosain isolate STU-SP2022 chromosome 34, ASM3559412v1, whole genome shotgun sequence genome. Proteins encoded here:
- the LOC135090000 gene encoding GTP-binding protein 10 homolog produces the protein MKRVRSKFVDVLRLHVRGGAGGMGLPRLGGVGGAGGDVYVEGKEGHSLLKLRKARPDQRWAGAAGMDSRKYRICGEAGAELTIPVPTGTTVWLEQHQKLLGEINCAGDKVLVARGGQGGNPSNQYNGQKGQGHIVKLELKLLADVGLVGFPNAGKSTLLRAISRARPKVASYPFTTLQPTLGVVEYSDMRRLTIADLPGLIEGAWANVGMGHRFLRHVERTHFLLFVVDINGFRLSPKHPYRSPTENVMLLNRELELYSPDLLSKPALLMVNKMDSPNAESRLQELLHNLKRMEEVSQQFPEEFRPEQHVSFDDIIPCSAKTNQASVLHLKERLRMFLDLYQDLKDQQTAKEGKALQRIHGLLQEGPLRLV